Proteins encoded within one genomic window of Mycolicibacterium aubagnense:
- the coaE gene encoding dephospho-CoA kinase yields the protein MLRIGLSGGIGAGKSTVSSTFAAAGGIIVDGDVIAREVVEPGTEGLAALVEAFGEDILQPDGSLDRPALAAVAFSDGEKRKTLNGIVHPLVGRRRAELIAAAPVGSVVVEDIPLLVESQMAPLFPLVVMVHADEDVRVARLIEYRGFSEQDARARIAAQATIEQRQAVADVWLDNHGSADELAAKARRLWEQRIVPFARNVQAGVPATVAPALVSYDDTWPEQARRIVARLRTTCGHRAVRVDHIGSTAVPDLDAKDIIDIQVTVPSLAVADELTDLLLTGGYPRTDITDDVAKDDARSTVAEFDHSDDKALWQKRFHASADPGRPTNVHIRVDGWPGQQFALLFPAWIAANPDERVEYLALKHDALAAAPATSGEYADAKEPWLAGAYRRAWAWADETGWRP from the coding sequence GTGCTTCGTATCGGACTGAGCGGCGGCATCGGCGCCGGAAAATCCACGGTGTCATCGACCTTCGCGGCTGCCGGCGGCATCATCGTCGACGGTGACGTGATCGCCCGTGAGGTGGTGGAGCCCGGCACCGAGGGGCTGGCCGCCCTGGTGGAGGCGTTCGGCGAGGACATCCTGCAGCCCGACGGTTCGCTCGACCGGCCGGCGCTGGCTGCGGTGGCGTTCAGTGACGGGGAGAAGCGCAAGACCCTCAACGGCATCGTGCACCCGCTGGTCGGCCGGCGCCGTGCCGAGCTCATCGCCGCCGCTCCCGTGGGTTCGGTTGTGGTGGAAGATATTCCGCTGCTCGTCGAGTCGCAGATGGCGCCGCTGTTCCCATTGGTCGTCATGGTGCACGCCGACGAGGATGTGCGCGTCGCGCGGCTGATCGAATATCGCGGCTTCTCGGAGCAGGACGCCCGTGCCCGGATCGCGGCGCAGGCGACCATCGAACAGCGCCAGGCCGTCGCCGATGTCTGGCTGGACAACCACGGCAGCGCCGACGAACTGGCGGCCAAGGCTCGCCGGCTGTGGGAGCAGCGCATCGTGCCGTTTGCGCGCAACGTACAGGCCGGCGTCCCGGCCACCGTCGCGCCGGCGCTGGTGTCGTACGACGACACGTGGCCCGAGCAGGCCCGCCGGATCGTGGCTCGGCTGCGCACCACGTGCGGACACCGCGCGGTGCGGGTCGACCACATCGGGTCGACGGCGGTGCCGGACCTGGACGCCAAGGACATCATCGACATCCAGGTGACCGTGCCGTCGCTGGCGGTGGCCGACGAGCTCACCGATCTGCTGCTGACCGGGGGCTACCCGCGGACGGACATCACCGACGACGTCGCGAAGGACGATGCGCGCAGCACTGTTGCCGAGTTCGACCACTCCGACGACAAGGCACTGTGGCAGAAGCGTTTTCACGCGTCGGCCGATCCCGGCCGGCCGACCAACGTGCACATCCGCGTCGACGGCTGGCCCGGCCAGCAGTTCGCGTTGCTCTTCCCGGCCTGGATCGCCGCCAACCCCGACGAGCGGGTGGAGTACCTGGCTCTCAAACACGATGCGCTGGCTGCCGCGCCGGCCACCAGCGGTGAGTACGCCGACGCCAAGGAGCCCTGGCTCGCCGGTGCGTACCGACGAGCCTGGGCCTGGGCCGACGAAACCGGTTGGCGCCCTTAG
- a CDS encoding FAD-dependent monooxygenase, with product MTQLLIAGGGIGGLTTALTLHARGFDALVLERAHDLQPLGVGINLLPHAVRELTELGLGDELTAMAVAPSAIRFYTHGGELLFTEPRGLAAGDAYPQLSVHRGRLQMMLLGAVRERLGADSVRTDSGVTGFRQSADGVVADTAAGPVVGDALVGADGIGSVVRAALHPGHDPLMWSGITMYRGASDITPFLDGHTMAIVKADNGVDLITYPIGGARVNWVLQVPSGQPGPLHGDATWNAPAAADDVLSQVADWHLDWLDMDALIGRSPALFSYPMVDKDPLSHWGDGLVTLLGDAAHPMYPVGANGASQSIVDARVLADELAAHGLAGLRSYETARCAETADVIAANREMHVAGASRAPEALARVTDRYRTETATSTRS from the coding sequence ATGACACAGCTACTCATCGCCGGCGGCGGCATCGGCGGACTCACCACAGCACTGACCCTGCACGCCCGTGGATTCGACGCCCTCGTTCTGGAGCGAGCGCACGACCTGCAACCCTTGGGTGTCGGCATCAACCTGCTGCCGCACGCCGTGCGAGAACTCACCGAACTCGGCCTCGGTGACGAGCTGACCGCCATGGCCGTGGCCCCGTCAGCGATTCGCTTCTACACCCATGGCGGCGAGCTGCTGTTCACCGAACCCCGCGGGCTGGCCGCGGGCGACGCGTACCCGCAGCTGTCGGTACACCGCGGGCGGCTGCAGATGATGCTGCTCGGCGCGGTGCGCGAACGCCTCGGCGCCGACTCCGTGCGCACCGATAGCGGGGTCACCGGATTCCGGCAGAGCGCCGACGGCGTCGTGGCGGACACCGCTGCCGGCCCGGTCGTCGGGGACGCCTTGGTCGGCGCCGACGGCATCGGTTCGGTGGTGCGTGCGGCCCTGCATCCGGGCCACGACCCGTTGATGTGGTCCGGCATCACGATGTACCGCGGGGCGAGCGACATCACTCCGTTCCTTGACGGGCACACCATGGCAATCGTCAAGGCCGACAACGGCGTTGACCTCATCACGTATCCGATCGGCGGCGCTCGGGTGAACTGGGTGCTCCAGGTCCCCAGCGGGCAACCCGGCCCGCTGCACGGCGACGCCACGTGGAACGCACCCGCGGCGGCGGACGACGTCCTGTCCCAGGTGGCCGACTGGCACCTCGACTGGCTCGACATGGACGCACTGATCGGCCGGAGCCCGGCACTGTTCAGCTACCCCATGGTGGACAAGGACCCGTTGTCGCACTGGGGCGACGGGCTGGTGACGCTGCTCGGCGACGCCGCCCACCCGATGTACCCCGTCGGGGCCAACGGCGCGTCGCAGTCGATCGTGGATGCCCGGGTCCTCGCCGACGAATTGGCCGCCCACGGCCTCGCCGGGCTTCGCAGCTACGAGACCGCCCGGTGCGCCGAGACCGCCGATGTCATCGCCGCCAACCGCGAGATGCACGTCGCGGGGGCGTCGCGGGCACCTGAGGCCCTGGCGCGGGTCACCGACCGCTACCGCACCGAAACCGCCACCAGCACCCGGTCATGA
- the rpsA gene encoding 30S ribosomal protein S1: MPSPSITSPQVAINDIGSAEDFLAAIDKTIKYFNDGDIVEGTIVKVDRDEVLLDIGYKTEGVIPSRELSIKHDVDPNEVVSVGDEVEALVLTKEDKEGRLILSKKRAQYERAWGTIEELKEKDEAVKGTVIEVVKGGLILDIGLRGFLPASLVEMRRVRDLQPYIGKEIEAKIIELDKNRNNVVLSRRAWLEQTQSEVRSEFLNQLTKGAIRKGVVSSIVNFGAFVDLGGVDGLVHVSELSWKHIDHPSEVVQVGDEVTVEVLDVDMDRERVSLSLKATQEDPWRHFARTHAIGQIVPGKVTKLVPFGAFVRVEEGIEGLVHISELSERHVEVPDQVVQVGDDAMVKVIDIDLERRRISLSLKQANEDYTEEFDPSKYGMADSYDEQGNYIFPEGFDADSNEWLEGFEKQRDEWEARYAEAERRHKMHTAQMEKFAAADAEAAARPATSGSSRSEESTGGTLASDAQLAALREKLAGNA, from the coding sequence ATGCCAAGTCCCTCCATCACCTCGCCGCAAGTAGCCATCAACGACATTGGCTCGGCCGAGGACTTTCTCGCCGCTATCGACAAGACCATCAAATACTTCAACGATGGCGACATCGTCGAAGGGACCATCGTCAAGGTGGACCGCGATGAGGTTCTGCTCGACATCGGCTACAAGACCGAAGGTGTCATTCCTTCTCGCGAACTTTCCATCAAGCACGACGTCGACCCCAATGAGGTCGTTTCCGTGGGCGATGAGGTCGAAGCCCTCGTTCTCACCAAGGAGGACAAGGAAGGCCGTCTGATCCTGTCCAAGAAGCGGGCTCAGTACGAGCGCGCCTGGGGCACCATCGAGGAGCTCAAGGAGAAGGACGAGGCCGTCAAGGGCACCGTCATCGAGGTCGTCAAGGGCGGCCTGATCCTCGACATCGGCCTGCGCGGCTTCCTGCCCGCATCGCTCGTCGAGATGCGCCGTGTCCGCGATCTCCAGCCGTACATCGGCAAGGAGATCGAGGCCAAGATCATCGAGCTCGACAAGAACCGCAACAACGTGGTCCTGTCGCGTCGTGCCTGGCTGGAGCAGACCCAGTCCGAGGTCCGCAGCGAGTTCCTCAACCAGCTCACCAAGGGCGCCATCCGCAAGGGTGTCGTGTCCTCGATCGTCAACTTCGGCGCGTTCGTCGACCTGGGCGGCGTGGACGGCCTGGTGCACGTCTCGGAGCTGTCCTGGAAGCACATCGATCACCCGTCCGAGGTGGTTCAGGTGGGCGACGAGGTCACCGTCGAGGTGCTGGACGTCGACATGGACCGCGAGCGGGTTTCGCTGTCGCTCAAGGCGACTCAGGAAGACCCGTGGCGCCACTTCGCCCGCACCCACGCGATCGGTCAGATCGTCCCGGGCAAGGTCACCAAGCTGGTCCCGTTCGGTGCGTTCGTCCGCGTCGAAGAGGGCATCGAGGGCCTGGTGCACATCTCGGAGCTGTCCGAGCGCCACGTCGAGGTCCCGGACCAGGTGGTCCAGGTCGGCGACGACGCGATGGTCAAGGTCATCGACATCGACCTGGAGCGTCGCCGCATCTCGCTGAGCCTCAAGCAGGCCAACGAGGACTACACCGAGGAGTTCGACCCGTCGAAGTACGGCATGGCCGACAGCTACGACGAGCAGGGCAACTACATCTTCCCCGAGGGCTTCGACGCCGACAGCAACGAATGGCTGGAAGGCTTCGAGAAGCAGCGTGACGAGTGGGAGGCCCGGTACGCCGAGGCCGAGCGTCGCCACAAGATGCACACCGCCCAGATGGAGAAGTTCGCCGCGGCCGACGCCGAGGCAGCTGCCCGTCCGGCGACCAGCGGTTCCTCGCGTTCCGAGGAGTCGACCGGTGGCACCCTGGCCAGCGACGCCCAGCTGGCGGCGCTGCGCGAGAAGCTCGCCGGCAACGCCTAA
- the polA gene encoding DNA polymerase I, which translates to MLLDGNSLAFRAFYALPAENFKTQGGLTTNAVYGFTAMLINLLRDEKPSHVAAAFDVSRKTFRKEKYPEYKEGRAATPDEFRGQIDITKEVLGALGITVLAEEGFEADDLIATLATQAQAADFRVLVVTGDRDSLQLVSDDVTVLYPKKGVSDLHRFTPDAVVEKYGLTPTQYPDFAALRGDPSDNLPGIPGVGEKTAAKWINQYGSLQALVDHVDEVKGKVGDSLRANLSNVILNRELTDLVKDVPLPHTPEALRVQPWDRDRIHQLFDDLEFRVLRDRLFDTLSPVEPEVELGFDVRGGLLEPGTLAAWLSEHSNGSRFGMAVNGTHKAFDGDATALAIVSASGEGVYIDTARLDAEDEAALASWLADPGPPKALHEAKLAWHDLLGRGWNLSGVTSDTALAAYLVRPGQRSFALDDLSVRYLGRELRAESAEQQQLSLLDDPDEVDDAAIQALIVRAAAVGELADALDVQLAGIDSLALLGQMELPVQRALAEMENAGIAVDIELLGRLQSQFADQIRDAAEAAYAAIGEQINLGSPKQLQVVLFDKLEMPKTKRTKTGYTTDADALQSLLDKTGHPFLQHLLAHRDATRLKVTVDGLLNAVASDGRIHTTFNQTIAATGRLSSTEPNLQNIPIRTEAGRLIREAFVVGKGFAELMTADYSQIEMRIMAHLSQDEGLLNAFNTGEDLHTFVASRAFGVPSEEVTAELRRRVKAMSYGLAYGLSAYGLASQLKISTEEAKQQMDQYFDRFGGVRDYLHSVVEQARKDGYTSTVLGRRRYLPELDSSNRNVREAAERAALNAPIQGSAADIIKVAMINVDGAMKAAGLKSRVLLQVHDELLFEVAEGERDALEKLVREQMGSAYPLDVPLEVSVGYGPSWDAAAH; encoded by the coding sequence ATGCTGCTGGACGGCAATTCACTGGCGTTCCGAGCGTTCTACGCGCTGCCCGCCGAGAACTTCAAGACCCAGGGTGGTCTCACCACCAACGCGGTGTACGGGTTCACCGCCATGCTGATCAACTTGTTGCGCGATGAGAAGCCGTCGCACGTCGCCGCCGCGTTCGACGTGTCCCGCAAGACCTTCCGGAAAGAGAAGTACCCGGAGTACAAGGAAGGGCGTGCGGCCACGCCCGACGAATTCCGGGGCCAGATCGACATCACCAAAGAGGTGCTGGGCGCGCTCGGCATCACGGTGCTGGCCGAGGAGGGTTTCGAGGCCGACGACCTCATCGCCACGCTGGCCACCCAGGCCCAGGCCGCGGACTTCCGAGTGCTGGTCGTCACCGGCGACCGTGACTCGCTGCAGCTCGTCAGCGACGACGTCACGGTGCTGTACCCCAAGAAGGGCGTCAGCGATCTGCACCGCTTCACTCCGGACGCGGTCGTCGAGAAGTACGGCCTCACCCCGACGCAGTATCCGGACTTCGCGGCCCTGCGCGGCGACCCGAGCGACAACCTGCCGGGGATCCCCGGTGTGGGCGAGAAGACCGCGGCCAAGTGGATCAACCAGTACGGCTCGCTGCAGGCCCTGGTCGACCACGTCGACGAGGTCAAGGGCAAGGTCGGCGACTCGTTGCGCGCCAACCTCTCCAACGTCATCCTCAACCGCGAGCTGACCGACCTGGTCAAGGACGTCCCGCTGCCGCACACCCCGGAGGCGCTACGGGTGCAGCCGTGGGACCGTGACCGCATCCACCAACTGTTCGACGACCTCGAATTCCGGGTGCTGCGCGACCGCCTGTTCGACACCCTGTCGCCGGTGGAGCCCGAGGTCGAACTCGGCTTCGACGTGCGCGGCGGCCTGCTCGAGCCGGGCACCCTGGCGGCCTGGCTCTCCGAGCACAGCAACGGCAGTCGTTTCGGTATGGCCGTCAACGGCACCCACAAGGCGTTCGACGGCGATGCCACCGCGCTGGCCATCGTGTCGGCCAGCGGTGAAGGCGTCTACATCGACACCGCACGGCTGGATGCCGAAGATGAAGCGGCGCTGGCATCCTGGCTGGCTGATCCCGGCCCGCCCAAGGCGTTGCACGAGGCCAAGCTTGCCTGGCACGACTTGCTCGGCCGCGGCTGGAACCTCTCCGGCGTCACCTCGGACACCGCGCTGGCCGCCTATCTGGTCCGTCCGGGGCAGCGCAGCTTCGCGCTCGACGACCTGTCGGTGCGCTACCTGGGCCGCGAGCTGCGGGCGGAAAGCGCAGAGCAGCAACAGCTTTCGCTGCTCGATGATCCTGATGAGGTTGATGATGCGGCGATTCAGGCGCTGATCGTGCGGGCCGCGGCCGTCGGCGAACTGGCCGACGCGCTGGACGTCCAACTCGCGGGGATCGACTCGCTCGCGCTCCTCGGGCAGATGGAACTGCCGGTGCAGCGGGCGCTCGCCGAGATGGAGAACGCGGGCATCGCCGTCGACATCGAACTGCTCGGCCGGCTGCAGAGCCAGTTCGCCGACCAGATCCGGGATGCGGCAGAGGCGGCCTACGCGGCCATCGGTGAGCAGATCAATCTGGGTTCGCCCAAGCAGCTCCAGGTGGTGTTGTTCGACAAGCTGGAGATGCCGAAGACCAAGCGCACCAAGACCGGCTACACCACGGATGCCGATGCGCTGCAATCGCTTCTGGACAAGACTGGGCATCCGTTCCTGCAACATCTGCTGGCGCACCGCGATGCCACCCGGCTCAAGGTCACGGTCGACGGTCTCCTGAACGCCGTGGCATCCGACGGGCGGATTCACACCACCTTCAACCAGACCATCGCGGCCACCGGCCGGTTGTCGTCGACCGAGCCGAACCTGCAGAACATCCCGATCCGCACCGAGGCGGGCCGGCTGATCCGTGAGGCGTTCGTGGTGGGCAAGGGCTTCGCCGAGCTCATGACGGCCGACTACAGCCAGATCGAGATGCGCATCATGGCGCACCTGTCCCAAGACGAAGGCCTGCTGAACGCTTTCAATACCGGCGAGGACCTGCACACCTTCGTCGCGTCGCGGGCCTTCGGCGTGCCGAGCGAAGAGGTGACCGCGGAACTGCGCCGCCGGGTAAAGGCCATGTCCTACGGCCTCGCCTACGGGTTGTCGGCGTACGGCCTGGCGTCGCAGCTGAAGATCTCGACCGAAGAAGCCAAGCAGCAGATGGACCAGTACTTCGACCGGTTCGGTGGGGTGCGTGACTACCTGCACTCGGTCGTCGAACAGGCCCGTAAGGACGGGTACACCTCGACGGTGCTCGGACGCCGGCGTTATCTGCCGGAACTCGACAGCAGTAACCGCAACGTCCGGGAGGCCGCGGAGCGGGCCGCGCTCAACGCGCCCATCCAGGGCAGCGCCGCCGACATCATCAAGGTCGCGATGATCAACGTCGACGGCGCCATGAAGGCCGCCGGGCTGAAGTCACGAGTCCTGCTCCAGGTGCACGATGAGTTGCTGTTTGAGGTCGCCGAAGGCGAACGGGACGCCCTCGAGAAGCTGGTCCGTGAACAGATGGGCAGTGCCTACCCGCTGGACGTGCCGCTGGAGGTGTCGGTGGGCTACGGCCCCAGTTGGGATGCTGCCGCGCACTAG
- a CDS encoding PrsW family intramembrane metalloprotease: MPRRIRKVGAPLGVIIGLGVLIGCVLILTTLTNPIGMTVGFVLASVATAVVLLTYLWFDRWEPEPPRLLIFAFVWGASISVVISVVLETMSTPLLGKDGFAAMAIGAPVIEEAAKGLFLLLMMTGRRRNELNSLTDCLVYAGFVAAGFAWLENIFYIAMGETIAHSLLTAALRLIMGPFAHPLFTSMTGIGVFLALQHRGAGAKVLYIGLGYLAAVVMHMLWNGSTVVGAGAYFAVYLFWMVPIFTLAIVTGVLGRRREQRVVAEKLPGLVASGLITPNEATWLGSMRTRKAAIATATRIGGTPAGKSVKEFAVQVVELAFVRDRIDRGLADQRTYQLHAEESYWLTATRAQAPVLQWLTNYRAT, translated from the coding sequence ATGCCGCGGCGAATCCGCAAGGTCGGCGCGCCCCTCGGCGTGATCATCGGTCTGGGGGTGCTGATCGGCTGTGTGCTGATCCTGACCACACTCACCAATCCGATCGGCATGACCGTCGGCTTCGTGCTGGCCAGCGTCGCGACGGCAGTCGTGCTGCTGACCTACCTGTGGTTCGACCGCTGGGAGCCCGAGCCACCGCGGCTGCTCATCTTCGCGTTCGTCTGGGGCGCCTCGATCAGCGTCGTCATCTCGGTGGTCCTGGAAACCATGTCGACGCCGCTGCTCGGCAAAGACGGCTTCGCCGCGATGGCCATCGGCGCTCCCGTGATCGAGGAAGCCGCCAAGGGCTTGTTCCTGCTGCTGATGATGACCGGCCGGCGCCGCAACGAACTGAACTCGTTGACGGACTGCCTGGTGTACGCCGGCTTCGTGGCCGCGGGCTTCGCGTGGCTGGAGAACATCTTCTACATCGCCATGGGCGAGACCATCGCGCACTCGCTGTTGACCGCCGCGCTGCGACTGATCATGGGTCCCTTCGCGCATCCGCTGTTCACCAGCATGACCGGCATCGGCGTGTTCCTCGCACTGCAGCACCGCGGCGCCGGCGCCAAGGTGCTGTACATCGGACTCGGCTACCTCGCCGCAGTGGTCATGCACATGTTGTGGAACGGCTCGACCGTCGTCGGCGCCGGGGCCTACTTCGCCGTCTACCTGTTCTGGATGGTGCCCATCTTCACCCTCGCCATCGTCACGGGCGTGCTGGGCCGCCGCCGCGAACAGCGGGTGGTCGCCGAGAAGCTGCCCGGGCTCGTCGCCTCCGGCCTCATCACCCCGAACGAGGCGACGTGGCTCGGCTCCATGCGCACTCGCAAGGCGGCGATCGCCACCGCGACGCGGATCGGCGGCACCCCAGCCGGGAAATCGGTGAAGGAATTCGCCGTGCAGGTCGTCGAGTTGGCGTTCGTCCGAGACCGCATCGACCGGGGACTGGCCGACCAGCGGACCTATCAGCTGCACGCCGAGGAGTCGTACTGGCTGACCGCCACCCGGGCACAAGCGCCGGTGCTGCAGTGGTTGACCAACTACCGGGCGACCTGA
- a CDS encoding LysR substrate-binding domain-containing protein yields MELRQLEYFVAVAEEANFTRAAARIHVAQPAVSAQIARLERELGELLFDRGRREIRLTAAGQAVLPHARAALAAIADARTAVAELSDLVRGSVTIGTVTAHDVDMPGLLARFHDAHPYVDITLGTANSDELIEGVRTGRLDAAIVSVGTELPAGLAAVVVTDQPIVAAVGLDDPWRGRRTIRLEELAGRPVIALPVGTGIRYQFERACADLGVDVHVAFEASTPHALADLAARGLGVAVLPQSMVRSRTDLHLIALIPALRGRLVFAWRSGGPMSPAARELVNMARRLLAVGEAE; encoded by the coding sequence ATGGAATTACGGCAGCTCGAGTACTTCGTCGCGGTTGCCGAAGAAGCCAATTTCACCCGTGCCGCCGCGCGGATCCACGTCGCACAGCCCGCGGTCAGTGCGCAGATCGCACGGCTGGAGCGCGAGCTGGGCGAGCTGTTGTTCGACCGCGGCCGGCGCGAGATTCGGTTGACTGCGGCCGGGCAGGCAGTGCTGCCGCACGCCCGCGCTGCCCTGGCCGCCATCGCCGATGCGCGCACCGCGGTGGCCGAACTGAGCGACCTGGTGCGCGGGTCGGTGACCATCGGCACGGTCACCGCGCACGATGTCGACATGCCGGGCCTGCTCGCGCGGTTCCACGACGCGCACCCTTACGTCGACATCACTCTCGGCACCGCGAACTCGGACGAACTGATCGAGGGCGTCCGCACGGGACGGTTGGACGCCGCCATCGTGTCGGTCGGCACGGAGCTGCCGGCGGGGCTCGCTGCTGTGGTGGTCACCGACCAGCCGATCGTCGCTGCGGTCGGCCTCGATGATCCGTGGCGTGGCCGGCGAACCATCCGGCTGGAGGAGCTGGCCGGCCGTCCCGTCATCGCCCTGCCCGTCGGCACCGGCATTCGCTACCAGTTCGAGCGGGCGTGCGCCGACCTCGGTGTCGACGTACACGTCGCGTTCGAGGCCAGCACGCCGCACGCACTGGCCGACCTCGCCGCGCGTGGTTTGGGGGTCGCCGTGTTGCCGCAATCGATGGTGCGGTCGCGCACCGATCTGCACCTCATCGCGCTGATCCCGGCCCTGCGCGGACGGCTGGTGTTCGCCTGGCGGTCCGGTGGCCCGATGAGTCCGGCGGCGCGTGAGCTGGTGAACATGGCGCGGCGGTTACTGGCTGTCGGTGAGGCTGAATAG
- a CDS encoding DUF402 domain-containing protein has translation MHAPKHETFNLADRTNTDPKGIVRAVDMYRVEPWGLYMARPTPGRPQFHYLESWLLPTIGLRASIFHFNPGHEREQDFYLDVGRFTADEQVWTSEDHYLDLVVRSGVGVELEDVDELLDAVRHHLLSTDDGERAITTATTAIDGLAQNKYQLGDWLASLGMSLTWRDLN, from the coding sequence ATCCACGCACCCAAGCACGAGACGTTCAACCTGGCCGACCGCACGAACACCGATCCGAAGGGCATCGTGCGCGCCGTCGACATGTATCGAGTCGAGCCGTGGGGCCTCTACATGGCACGCCCAACCCCCGGCCGCCCGCAGTTCCACTACCTCGAGTCGTGGCTGCTGCCCACCATCGGACTACGCGCCAGCATCTTCCATTTCAATCCGGGACATGAACGCGAACAGGACTTCTATCTCGATGTCGGCCGGTTCACCGCGGACGAACAGGTGTGGACGTCGGAGGACCATTACCTGGACCTGGTCGTGCGGTCGGGCGTGGGCGTCGAGCTGGAGGACGTCGACGAACTACTGGATGCGGTACGTCACCACCTACTCAGCACCGATGACGGCGAACGCGCGATCACGACAGCGACCACCGCGATCGACGGCCTGGCCCAGAACAAATACCAGCTGGGAGATTGGCTAGCCAGTCTCGGTATGTCACTGACCTGGCGCGACCTCAACTAG
- a CDS encoding LysE family translocator, producing MLAHPRGRTPAAAFRAALVSIAANPKAAAFGIVVLPQFLPAGGPVLPALLVLAGIQLVIDTSWCVGVVLAADKARNILSRSHIRQRIERAMGAILVALGLGLAADA from the coding sequence ATGCTCGCGCACCCGCGGGGACGGACCCCGGCCGCGGCCTTCCGGGCGGCCCTGGTGTCCATCGCCGCCAACCCGAAGGCCGCGGCCTTCGGCATCGTGGTGCTCCCCCAGTTCCTGCCGGCCGGCGGCCCGGTGCTGCCGGCGCTGCTGGTGCTCGCCGGCATCCAGCTCGTCATCGACACGTCGTGGTGCGTCGGCGTGGTCCTGGCTGCGGACAAGGCGCGAAACATTTTGAGCCGCAGCCACATCCGTCAACGCATCGAACGCGCGATGGGCGCGATCCTCGTCGCGCTGGGCCTCGGGCTGGCGGCCGACGCCTAG
- a CDS encoding FAD-dependent monooxygenase, translated as MTVVIAGAGPTGLTLAIELARRGVACRVLDRAPTLFPGSRGKGLQPRTLEVFDDLGVIGAVLAAGEAFPPMRLYRGAEVVWTKPIYELLGLPDIVATPGVPYPATWLIPQWRTDQILAARFGELGGTIEFNTAVKDFTQDDDGVTVRTDRGPIRADYLVGADGGRSTVRRTSGVEFLGGALTEERIIVGDVRATGLDGRCCHLLTADGDQAKRFSLWNLPGSEHFQLVVTMAPGENPPALTLAAMQDLLESRSGRRDVVLSDLRWISEYRVNLLMAQRFRMGRVLLAGDAAHVHSPAGGQGVNTGVQDAYNLGWKLAAVLAGAPDELLDSYAAERMPVAASVLRLSGALHRQGFGATGPAPSAIDQLDISYRDGPLAGSGYASGVLRTGDRAPDALLPDGRRLFDVFRGPHWTVLDFGGPAVDFGVPELRLTPGADYDVPAGSYVLVRPDGYVAAITDSADVVREQLSRFDPVREPAPS; from the coding sequence ATGACGGTCGTGATCGCCGGTGCCGGGCCCACCGGATTGACCCTCGCCATCGAGCTGGCCCGGCGCGGCGTGGCGTGTCGCGTACTCGACCGGGCGCCGACCTTGTTCCCCGGTTCGCGCGGCAAGGGACTGCAACCGCGCACCCTCGAGGTGTTCGACGACCTCGGCGTCATCGGTGCGGTGCTCGCGGCCGGCGAGGCCTTTCCGCCCATGCGCCTGTACCGCGGCGCGGAGGTGGTCTGGACCAAGCCGATCTACGAGCTGCTGGGTCTGCCCGACATCGTGGCAACCCCGGGGGTGCCATATCCCGCCACCTGGCTGATCCCGCAGTGGCGCACCGATCAGATCTTGGCGGCACGCTTCGGCGAGCTCGGCGGAACCATCGAATTCAACACCGCGGTAAAAGATTTCACGCAAGACGACGACGGTGTTACCGTGCGGACCGACCGTGGTCCGATCCGCGCCGACTACCTCGTCGGCGCCGACGGCGGCCGCAGCACGGTGCGCAGGACGTCCGGCGTCGAATTTCTCGGCGGTGCGCTGACCGAGGAACGCATCATCGTGGGCGACGTGCGGGCCACCGGACTCGACGGCCGGTGCTGTCACCTCCTGACCGCTGACGGCGACCAGGCAAAGCGGTTCTCGTTGTGGAATCTGCCGGGCAGCGAGCATTTCCAACTGGTGGTGACGATGGCGCCCGGCGAGAACCCACCCGCACTGACCCTGGCGGCCATGCAGGACCTGCTCGAGAGCAGGTCGGGCCGCCGGGACGTGGTGCTGTCGGACTTGCGGTGGATTTCGGAGTATCGCGTGAATCTTCTCATGGCACAACGGTTCCGGATGGGCCGGGTACTGCTGGCCGGCGACGCTGCCCACGTCCATTCGCCGGCCGGGGGACAGGGCGTCAACACGGGCGTGCAGGACGCGTACAACCTCGGCTGGAAACTGGCCGCGGTGCTGGCGGGCGCTCCCGACGAGCTGTTGGACAGCTATGCGGCTGAGCGAATGCCGGTCGCGGCGAGCGTGTTACGGCTCAGTGGTGCGCTACATCGTCAGGGTTTCGGTGCCACCGGCCCGGCACCGTCCGCCATCGATCAGCTGGACATCAGTTACCGGGATGGCCCGCTGGCGGGCAGCGGGTACGCGTCAGGCGTGCTCCGGACCGGCGACCGCGCGCCCGACGCCCTGCTGCCGGATGGTCGCCGACTGTTCGACGTGTTCCGCGGACCGCACTGGACGGTGCTCGACTTCGGCGGTCCCGCAGTCGATTTCGGTGTCCCTGAGCTGCGCCTGACTCCCGGCGCCGATTACGACGTGCCCGCCGGCTCGTACGTGCTGGTCCGGCCCGACGGGTACGTCGCGGCGATAACCGACTCTGCGGACGTGGTCCGCGAACAGCTCAGCCGATTTGATCCAGTTCGTGAGCCGGCCCCGTCATGA